The following DNA comes from Burkholderia stabilis.
GCCGTTCAGCACTTACGTGAGCGCGACCAGCGAGCTGCTGCTGAAGATGCCGAGCGAAGGGCTCAAGTTCATGGTGCGCGGCACGGGTATGTACGACTTCCTCGCCGGGAGAACGGCCAGAACGCCGCTGTCGAGCACGGCTGCCGCGCAGGTGGTGTACAACACGCAGCTACTCGATCTGTGGGCGCAGAAGGATTTCACGATCGGCGGGCGCAACGCGCACGTCCGGTTCGGCAACCAGGTGATCAACTGGGGCGAGAGCATCTACGCGCAGAGCGGCATCAACGCGACCAATTCGATCGATGTGCAGAAGCTGCTGATTCCGGGTTCGCAGCTCAAGCAGGCGCTGCTGCCGGCGCCGATGCTGAGCCTCGCCGCCGATCTTTCCCACGGCTTCAGCACCGAAGCGTATTACCAGTTCCAGTGGAACGGCAACCGTATCCCGCCGGTCGGGTCGTACTGGTCGCTGGCGAACGTCATCGGCCGCGGCGCCGAACCATTCACGATCAACGCGAACAACCCGAACTTGGCCGGCCCGGGAGTGGGCACGATCGCCAATGCGATCGGCGGCGGGGCCGCGGCGGGCAACCAGGACACGCTGACCGCGATCAAGAACGGGCTGGTGAACGGTGCGTTCGCCGGGCCGCCGTTCAACGATATCGGTATTCCGGTTTCGACGCAGCTGCCCGCGAAATACCGGCCGCAGTTCGGCGTGAAGTTCAATTACGCGCCGCGCTCGTTCGATGCGAACTTCGCGTTCTACTACCTGAACTACACGGACAAGTCGCCGGTGCTGTCGACGCTGGCCAACGGTACAGCCCAGTGGTCGTATCTGCAGAACCGGCAACTGTTCGGCGCGAGCGCGAACTTCGGGGTCGGCCCGTGGGCGATCGGCACTGAGCTGTCGTATCGGCCGCGCGATGCGGTTGCGCTGTCGAGCTGTTACGGCGCGGGCGGCCCGACCGACCTGATCACGAACGGCGTACAAGGGGTCGACTGCCAGCAGTGGGCCGACAAGAAGAAGTTCCAGCTGGACGTGAACGGGCTGCTGGCTCTGACGCGCAGCGAGTACCCGTTCCTGAAGCTGATCGCGGCGGATTCCGCCGCGTTGACCTGGGAACTCACGTGGATCTACTACCCGGGCCTCGGTTCGGACGTGACGCGCACGGTGGGCGGGCAGCCGGTCACGCAGGTGCCGGCCACCGGCTATTTCCCGTGGTTGAACAACAACTCGGGGCTCGGCTATCCGATCGCGCAAGGGCAGGGCACGTCGAGTTCGGTGGGCGCGACGATCGACTTCAACTGGACGTACGACGGCTCGCTGATTCCTGGCTGGCAAGTGACACCGGGCGTGACGTTCAGCACCGGCCTCTACGGGTACACGCCGACCTTCACCGCGAACTACATGCAGGGCGCGAAGTCGGTGAACGTCTACGTGCTGTTCAACCAGAATCCGCCGACGTGGCAGGCGGGCATCAACTTCGCGGCGTTCTTCGGCGGCCATCAGTCGGTGGGGAACCCGTATTCGGACCGCAATTTCGTCGGTGTGTTTGCTACCCGGAACTTCTGACGGGTGCAAGCGGAAGCGAGCGCGCGTGTCGGGCAGCGCCGGAAAACATGAAGGGGTCATGCAGTGCTTAATCGTCTGGTCAGCCGCCTTGAAAGGCTTTTTTTCGGTCATCGCGCGATCGTGCTCGCGGCGATCGGCCTGTTCACCGTCGTGATGGCCGTGTTCGCGATGCAACTGCGTATGGATGCCGGCTTCGAAAAGCAGATGCCGATCGGCCATGAGTACATCCGCACGTTCCAGCAATACCGGAACGACCTGCTCGGCGCGAACCGGATCACCGTCGTCGTGCGCGCGAAGCACGGCTCGATCTGGACGCCGGACGGCCTGACACGGCTGTACAAGGTGACGCAGGCGGTGACTTACCTGCCGAACGTCGACCGGATCGGCGTGCGCTCGCTGTGGACGTCGAATGCGTTCGTCAACGAGATCACCGACGAGGGTTTCCGCGCGGAACCGATCATTTCCGGCACGATCACGCCGGATCAGCTGACGCCGCAGATCGTCGAGAAGATCCGTCGTGCGACGACACTGGGCGGCTATGTCGGCACGCTCGTGTCGCACGGCGAGGACAGCGCGATGATCACGGCAGAACTGAACGAGCACGACAGCGCGGGCAAGGTGCTCGATTACGTCGCGTTCAATCATTTGCTGGAACAGAAGATCCGCCAGCCGTTCGAGGATGCGGGCTACGAAGTCCAGATCATCGGCTTCGCGAAGCAGATCGGCGACATCGCGGACGGCGCGAAGGGCGTACTCGGCTTCTGCGCGATCGCGCTGCTGCTGACCGCTCTTGCGGTGTACTGGTATTGCCATTCGCTGCGCTTCACGGTGCTGCTGATCGCGTGCTCGCTGACGTCGTTGGTCTGGCAGTTCGGCACGCTGAAGCTGCTGGGTTTCGGCCTCGACCCGCTCGCGGTGCTGGTGCCGTTCCTGGTGTTCGCGATCGGTGTTTCGCACGGTGTGCAGCAGGTGAACTTCATCGTGCGCGAGATTTCGCACGGGCACAGTTCGTACGAGGCGGCGCGCCGCAGCTTCAGCGGGTTGCTGATTCCGGGCGTGCTGGCGCTGATCACCGCGTTCGTGTCGTTCATCACGCTGCTGCTGATCCCGATCCCGATGGTGCGTGAACTGGCGATCACCGCGTCGCTCGGCGTGGCATACAAGATCGTGACGAACCTGATCCTGCTGCCGGTGGCCGCGTCCTGCTTCAACTTCACGAAGCGCTACGCGGACAGCGCGCTCAAGCGCGGAGAGCGGCGCTCGGCATGGCTGCGCCCGCTGGCGCGCGTCGCGCAGCCGAAGTATGCGGGGGCGACAGTCGCACTGACGCTGGTCGTGTTCGCGATGGCCGCGTGGCAAAGCCGCGATCGCGTGATCGGCACGCTGCAGCCGGGCGCGCCGGAACTGCGCGAGGACGCACGGTTCAATCGCGACGCAACGGCGATCGCCGGCAACTACGACATGGGCCTCGACTGGCTGACGGTTGCGATCGAGTCGGCCGGCAAGGGCTGCGACAACCCGGCGGTCGGGCTGTACGAAGACGATTTCGCGGCGGCCATGCGCACCGAGCCGGGCGTGGTGTCCGTGCAGTCGTACTCGGGCATGCTGCGCGCGTACAACCAGGGCTACAACGAAGACTATCCGAAGATGAACGTGGTGCCGATCGACCCGGAGAACTACGGGGCGGTATCGGTCGACGTCGGGCGCGTGAAGGGCTTCATGAAGGCCGACTGCACGATGTCGGCCGTGCACCTGTTCCTGACCGACCACAAGGCGACGACGATCAACCGCATCCTCGACGACGTGAAGCAGTATCGCGCGTCGCATCCGTTCCCCGGCATCGCCGTGCGGCTCGCGGCCGGCAACGCGGGGGTGCTGGCGGCGACCAACGAGGAAGTCGCGGGCAGCGAGCTGCCGATGATGCTGTACGTGTACGGCGCGATCCTGATCCTCGTGTTCCTCGCGTATCGCGACTGGCGCGCGATGATCGCCTGCTGTGCGCCGCTGTCGGTCGCGACCTTCATCGGCTACTGGTTCATGAAGGAACTGCAGATCGGGCTGACGGTTGCAACGTTGCCGGTGATGGTGCTGGCCGTGGGGATCGGCGTCGATTACGCGTTCTACATCTACAACCGGCTGCAGGTGCATCTCGCGAGCGGGCAGACGATCGTGAAGGCGGTGCAGCACGCGATGCTCGAAGTCGGCGTCGCGACGATCTTCACGGCGATCACGCTCGCGATCGGCGTGGCGACGTGGAGCTTCTCCGCGCTCAAGTTCCAGGCCGACATGGGCAAGCTGCTCGCATTCATGTTCATCGTGAACCTCGTGATGGCGATGACCGCTTTGCCCGCGCTCGCGTCGCTGCTCGAACGCTGGTTCCCCCGCCGCAAGCCGGCCCGCGCGCCGGGTTTGTTCAGCCACTGAAGCTTGCGAACACGCTGACGGAGATTCCCGCATGGTCAAGACCCTGGCTGCTTGCGCCGCACTTTGCATCGTCGCGGTTGCCATCCCGCGATTTCGTGAAACCGCCGCAAGCCCGACCGCGCCGGCTCGTGCGTTCGCGACCGACACGGCACGCACCGGTGTGCGCCATGCCGCGGCCGGGGAAACGGGCGCCGCGGCGTCGTCGAACGACGGCAAGGCCGAGCGACAGGCAGCGGTCGCACCGGGTGCCGACCAGCCGCCGGTCGTTGTGCTTCACGAAGCGAATGCTGGCTGGTCGTCGCTGTTCAACCACTGAAGCCCGCACACACTACAGAGATTCACCATGATCAAGATGCTGGTTGGCTGTACCGCGCTCTGCGCCGCCGCGACGGTCTTCGCGCAACCGCAGGACGGAACAGTAGCGGCCTGGGCCGCGAAGCCCGCGCACACGTGGGCCGCCCCGACACACATGATGCTGATGGACGCGACGCGTGCCGGGTCGCGGGTCGTCGCGGTCGGCGAGCACGGCATCGTGCTGCTGTCCGATGACGACGGCAAGACCTGGCGTCAGGCACGACGCGTGCCGGTGTCGGCGACGTTGTCGGCCGTGTCGTTCGCGGATGCGAAGCACGGCTGGGCCGTCGGCCAGTGGGGCGTGATTCTCGCGACCGACGACGGCGGCGACACGTGGGTCACGCAGCGGCTCGATACGTCGGTCGACCAGCCGCTGTTCTCGGTGCTGTTCACGAATGCGCAGGACGGCATTGCGGTCGGCCTGTGGTCGCTGATGCTGCAGACCCATGACGGCGGCAAGACGTGGGCGCGTACGACGCTGCCGAAACCGCCCGGCGGCGGCAAGGCCGACCGCAATCTCTATCACGTGTTTGCCGACGCCGCACACGCGCTTTACGTCGCGTCGGAACAGGGGATGGTGCTCAAGTCGGCCGATGGGGGCACGAACTGGACCTATCTGCCGACCGGCGGCAAGGGCACGTTGTGGTCGGGCGTCGCGATGCCCGATGGCCGGATCGTGGTCGGTGGGTTGCTCGGCAGCCTGTACCAGAGCAGCGACGGTGGCGCGAGCTGGACGGCCGTCGACAGTCGCACGCGGAGTTCGATCGCCGATCTGATGGCGGCAGGCGACGGCCTGGTCGGCGTCGGGCTCGATGGCCTGGTGTTGAAGCAGCGGGCCGGGGCCGCAACGGTCGAGGTCGCGCAGCGACCGGATCGTGCGACGCTGACTGCCGCGCTGCCCGGCAAGGGCGGCACGCCAATGCTGTTCTCGCAGGACGGCGTGTTGACGTCGCCTTGATTGCAACTCGAGCTGCACGGGATTTTTATCGGCAAAACTGAGTGATGGAGGCAAACATGAGCGATTCGCAGTACAGGATTCGGGATGAATCGCCCGGCAATGCCATGCGGTTCGATGCATCGCACGCAGATCGTGCGTTGCAAATGTACCGGCCCATCGGCGGGTGGATCGAGCGGCCGGACAACATCCAGCCTCAGCTGGAAGGCGATGTTCGTGCGGACGTGGTCGTCGTGGGCGCCGGCTTCGCTGGCCTGTCCACTGCGCTGGAACTGACCGCGCGCGGCGCCAGCGTCGTCGTGATCGAGCGTGAGTTCGCGGGCTTCGGCGCGAGCGGGCGCAATGCCGGCTATCTCGCGGGCGGGCAGGGGCTTGAATACGAGCTGTTCGTGAAACGCGTGGGGCACGAGCAGGCGAAACGAATCGTCGGATTCTATGACGAGGGCGTGGTCTACGTCGAACGCAAGCTCGTCGAATACGGGATCGACTGTGACTACCGCGCGTCGGGCATTGTCCGCGCCGGCGTGCATCCGTCGCAGGAGAAGCGCTTGCGCGAGAACATGGAGACCGGCATCGCGCTTGGTTCGCCCGCTCAGTATCTCGATGGTGCGGCGATGCGCGCACGCGGGATTCCACCTGCGTTCCTGTTCGGCTGCTACATCCCCGGCGGCGGCACGCTCGACCCCGGCAAGTACGTGACGGGCTTGCGGCGCGCGGCGCTCGCGGCGGGTGTGAGGCTTTACGAGAACACCGCGCTGCTCGACTTCGACGCGGGCGAGACCGTGCGAGTCCGGACGGCGCGCGGCAGCGCAAGCGCACCTGTCATGGTGCTCGCCACCAATGCGTATACGCCGCAACTCGGCTTGCTTGGCAACAAGGTGATGCCGCTGCGCGTGTCCGCTCTCGAAACCGAGCCGTTGTCCGATGCGCAACTGGCGGCACTGGGCTGGCCAAATCGCGAAGGAATCGTGACACCGCACTTGACGATGGAGAGCCACCGGCTCACTGCGCGGAATACGCTGTTGGTGACAACCAAGCGGCTGGATTACGTTTATGGATCGCGTACGCCGAACGTAGCGGACGAAGCGGCCTATCGCGCACTGCTCGCGACGTTGCACGCGCGTTTTCCGCAACTGGGCAACCAGCCGGTGCGTGCGTGCTGGAGCGGCTATATCTCGATTGCCAGCGATGCACTGCCGGTGGTCGGCGCGACCGGCACGCACGGCAACGTGTTCTACACGGCTGGATGCTCGGGGCACGGCGTCGGCACGCAGTCGCTGATCGGGCAGGTGCTGGCCGACCGGATCAGCGGCGCGGAGTCGCCACTGCTCACGACGCTCACGCACCGCACGCCCACGCTACCGCCGGAGCCGCTGCGCTGGTGCTCGATCAAGGCAGTGCTGGGCGTCGCGAACTTGCTCGACGAGCGCGTGAATCGCCACGCGGATCGCGGATAGCGTCGTGCGACATCGTCACGACGGACCGAACACGATGACCGAACCCAAAGCACACCACGGTGGCAGAAGGCGGCGCCCGACGCGTGCCGCTTCGTCAGGCAGCGATCTCGACGGCTTGCGGGCCCAGGGCCTGCGTACGCGTAACACGATCGTTCGCGTCGCACGGGAACTCCTGCTGAAAGGTGGCCCGCTGACCTTCTCGCAACGCGCAGTCGCCGCCGGTGCCGGAATCAGCGTGAGCAATTTGCAGTACTACTTCCCGACCCGTCTGGCCGTGCTGCGGGCCGTGATCGAACCGGTCATCGATGCGTACCTGGTCGAGCTGAAACGCGTGCTCGATAGCGATGCATCGCCGGACGACGTACTCGAACGCGTGCTGGCACGCTCGCTGAGCGATGCGAAGGATGCGCAATACGGCGCGCTGTTCAGGCATTTCCTGTCGTTCGCCGCCATCGATCCAGAGTGCCTCAAGCTGTTCGACGGATGGTACGACACACTGACGCGCGAGATCGCGGCGCTGTTGCGCACCGTCAATCCGGCGTTCGACGCGGCCGACGGCCTGCACGTTGCCACGCTGTTGATTGCGACCGCCGACGGCCTGACGATGCAATCCGGGTCAGCGCGATTTACGCAGCGGCTGGATGCGATGTTCATGGAGACGGCCCATTGCCTCATCTACGGAAAGCGACCTTGAGGCAACCTCCTGCGGTGACGGTGAGTTGCGAGTAGGCGCCCCGGTCACGGCGCGGTTGCGCGATATCGTGCCGGGTGCGCCGGGCCGGGACCGTGCGATAGCGGCAGAGACGTGTTGAGCTGACGGCAGCTGCCCGTTACGCGTCACCGGCCGTTTGCACACGTCATCCGCATGTGAAGAGCGGTCTCGACGCATTCACCGCCATCAATCCGGATCGCTGGCGATCCAGTACAGCACCTCCAGCGCAGCCGCGACGTGCAGACGCTGCTGTGCGAGCGGGCGGGGCAGCAGCGACTCGGCGCGCTCGAGCCGGCGCAGCAGCGTGTTGCGGTGAACATGGGTTTTCTCGGCTGCGTCGGTCACGCTGCAGCCTTCCGCGAGAAACGCGCGCAGCGCAGCGCGCAGCGATTTGTCGGCGGTGGCCAGGTTGCCCAGCGTATTGGTGACGAACTGTTGTACGGATTCCATATGGTTCGTCATCAGTGCGATCAGGCTCATGCTGTCGGCGTGTACCACGCCGACGCCGGCATGGAGCCTGCCGAGCAACCGCTGTGTCGCCAGGGCATCCAGGTGGCCGTGCCGGAATCCTTCCATGCCGCTCCCGGCGGTTGCGACGGCCATGTGCACGCCGGGCAGCAGCTTGATCGCACGCTGCAGCGAAAGCATGTCGAGCGGTTTGCCGTCGTGATACGTCCAGACCCACAACGTCGCCGTGTTCGCGACGACGACCAGCGCATTGCGCGTGCCCGCGCACTGGGCCAGCGCATCGGCTGCCCGTTCCAGCAACCCCAGCTCGATATCCGCTTCCTCGCTCCAGACGATCGCGGCGTGATGGCGCTGCTCCAGCGTATAGCCCAGGCGCCGGCTGGCCTCTTGCGCGCTGATGGTTGCGCCTTCGACGATCTGCGTGACGAGTTCGCGCCGGTCGGCGTGAGTGCCGCGCAGTCGGGCTTCGCGTTCGGCGCGCATGAACTCCGCCATGCCCACCATGTTGGTGTCGATGAAAGTCGCGATCGAACGTGACGACACGGCGAGGAATTCGCGCAGTTCTTCCGGGTCCTGGGTCAACGCAAACGCGAGCTCCATCCAGCGTTGCCACACGACGCTCTGCGACGAACGGGCCGCGACGAACACGAGGTCGGTCAGGCCGCGCCGCACCAGTTCCTGCGCACTGCTCAGCATGTCGGCGGACAGAAAGCGGGAGACCGGCGCGCAAGGGTTCTCGAGGTTGGAGGTTGCCCAGTGAATCAGCCCGTTGCGGTTGATCCGGCGTACGGCCGCCGCGAGCACGGGGTCGCTCATCGTCGTGCTGGCCGCCACGTTCTCCTTGTCCAGTTCCTGCAGCCATTCCGTCTGCACATTCAGCGCGATCTCGGCACCCTGGCGCATCAATTCCCGGATGCGGGGCGACGGCATCGGCCATGGCGGCGGGGTAACGGGGGGGAGGTTCTGGGACATGGCAGGCAAGACGCAAACGAAGAGGTGCAAGTTGCACCAATTGTAGTCGCGTACTGTGCGTTCGACACCTTGTTTGAGCTAATTCGGTTGATAACAATAACGTCACATAGCGCATTTCGACGCGATCTGGAGACAAGCCGTGACCGTACACCCTCTTCCGTCCACCGAGCATGTGGATGTGCTCATCGTAGGCGCCGGCCTTTCCGGTATCGGCGTTGCGCGTCAACTCGAGACGGACCGCCCCGGCACGACGTACCTCATTCTGGAAGCGCGTGCCGCGACCGGCGGCACATGGGACCTGTTCCGTTATCCGGGCATCCGCTCCGACTCGGACATGCATACCTATGGCTACGGTTTCAAGCCGTGGGCCGACAAGAAGGCGATCGCCGGAGCGGATGCGATCCTTTCGTACCTGAGAGAGACGGCAGCCGAATACGGGATCGATCGTCACATCCGCATGAATCACAAGGTGATCCAGGCAAGCTGGTCGAGTGCGCAGGCTCTGTGGAGCGTCGAAGTCGAGCGCCTCGATACCGGCGAACGCAAGACGATCCTGGCCAAGTGGTTCTTCAGCGCCGCGGGCTTCTATCGCCACGACGAAGGCTACACGCCGAAACTCGACGGGATCGAGAACTTCGGCGGCCCGGTGGTTCACCCGCAGCACTGGCCGGAAGATCTCGACTACAGCGGCAAGCGCGTGGTGGTGATCGGCAGTGGCGCGACTGCCGTCACGCTGTTGCCGGCGATGGCCGGCAAGGCCGGGCACGTGACGATGCTGCAGCGCACGCCGACCTACGTGGTGAGCCTGCCGTCGGAAGACATCATTGCCAATACGCTGCGCAAGATCATGCCTCACAAGTGGGCCTACGCGATCGTGCGGCGGAAGAATGTCGCGATTTCCCGCTTCATCTGGCGCTTCTGCCGGTCGCGTCCGCAGGCTGCACGGCGCCTGATCCGCTACATGAACAAGCGCCAGTTGCCGAAGGATTATCCGGTCGACGTCCACTTCAACCCGCCGTACAACCCGTGGGACCAGCGCCTGTGCGCGGTGCCGGACGGTGATCTCTTCAAGTCGATCCGCGATGGCCGCGCGTCGGTCGTGACGGACCGCATCAAGACCTTCACGGAAACGGGCATCGTGCTTGAATCCGGGCAGACATTGCCCGCCGATATCATCGTCACGGCGACCGGGCTCAGCGTCAGGTTCTTCGGCGGGATCAAGCTGACGGTCGACGGCGAACCGGTCGATCTCCACAGCAAGGTGGCTTTCAAAGGCATGATGCTCAGCGGCGTGCCGAATTTCGGGTTCTCGATCGGCTATACGAATTCGTCGTGGACGATGAAGGTCGGGCTGCTGGCCGAACACTTCTGCCGTTTGCTGACGCATATGGAGCGCGGCGGCTACGCGGTCTGCATGCCTGAATTGCCGGACAGCGATATGCCGACGCGCCCGTTGCTCGATTTCGGTGCCGGGTACGTGCAGCGCGCGATCGGCGGCCTGCCGCGTCAGGGCCCCGGCACGCCGTGGATCATGTCGATGGACTATCACGTCGATGTCAAGATCCTGCGGCATGGCCCGATCGAAGATCCGTGCCTGCGCTTCCGGTATGCGCAGGCAGCGGGCGGAACGGATCGCGTCGTGGCCCGTCGGGCCGTCGGAGCCTGATCATGACGATCCACGCCATGGAAGAGATCCAGGACGCGTTCTGCGATCTGTCGAGCGGAGTGCGCCTCTGCTATCGCACCTACGGGCCCGACGACGGCGAGCCGTTGCTGCTGATCGCGGGCATGACGCTGCAGTTGACTTTCTGGCCGCCTGCGCTGATCGGCGCGCTGATTCAATGCGGCTATCGCGTGATCGTGTTCGACAATCGCGATGTCGGGCGCTCGTCCCGCATCCCGCTGCCGGGGCCGAGTGTGCTCCAGCAATTCCTGCGCCGGCCCGTCAAGGACGGCTACGACCTGAATGACATGGCGCAGGACACGATTGGCTTGCTCGACAGCCTGCAGGTGGCGCGCGCGCATGTCGTCGGCATGTCGATGGGCGGCATGATCGGCCAGGTGCTCGCCGCGGGCTATCCGCAACGCGTGCTGTCGCTCACCTCCATCATTTCCACGACCGGCGCGCGCGAGGTCGGACAGCCGGCCATGTCCAGCATGCTGATGCTGACCGCGCCGCCGCCGCGCACGCGCGAAGCGGCGGTGGAGCAGTACAGCCGCATCATGGCCCACATCGGCACGCAGGCGTATCCCGCGGATGACGTCGCACGACGCGCGTACGCGGCCCAGGCGTGGGATCGCGGCCAGCAGGCGCGCGACCATGAGAGCACGACCCGCCAGATCGGCGCGATCATCAATTCAGGAGACCGGACCGACGAACTCCGGCGAATCCAGGCGCCGACGCTGGTCGTGCACGGCGATCGCGACCTGCTGGTCGCGCCAAGCGGCGGCGTCGCGACCGCCGCAGCCATCGCGGGTGCCGACATGGTCACGGTGCGCGGCATGGGGCATGACATTCCCGATGGCGTCGTGCCGCTGCTGACGAGTCTGATCGATGGTCATATCCGGCGCCGTGCGACACGCGCTACCGCGGAACCCGTACGCGCCGGCAGGCACATTGCGTGAGCCGGCTCGCTTGCGGCAGGCGATCCGCGCGTGACGCCGGGACGCAGCGCTCACGCCATCGCCGGCCACCGAACCGGCCCGTCGCCGCGTGAGAACCAGGAACATTTTGCAAGCCGCTTGTCGTCGTGACGCGACGCGATCGCACGATCGACAAGCCGGAGGAGACACCATGCATCAAGGCTACCCAACCGACCTTGCAGCGCGCTTCGAGCGCCAGCGCCGCGCTTTCGCACTGGAGCCGAACCCGGCGCTGGCCACCCGGCTGGCGCGCCTCGAACGGCTTGCTGCGTGGCTCGATACGCACGAGCACGACATCGTATGCGCCATCGACGCCGATTTTCAGGGCCGCTCGGCTCACGAGACGCGGCTGGCGGAGGTGTTCATCGTGCGCGCCGGTATCAGGCACGCGCGCCGGCACCTGAAGCACTGGATGCGGGCGCGCCGCGTGCCGACCGCGCTGCATTTCCGTCCCGGCTACAACCGGCTCGTGCCGCAACCGCTGGGCGTGACGGGCATCATCTCGCCGTGGAACTACCCGCTGCAGCTTTCGCTCGGGCCGGCACTCGCGGCGCTCGCCGCCGGCAATCGCGTATTGATCAAGCCGTCCGAGCTTACGCCGGCGCTCTCCGACCTGCTCGTGTCGATGGCGCGCGAGACCTTTGCGCCGGACGAGCTGGACGTCGTGGTGGGCGACGTCGAACTGGGCAAGGCGTTTGCCGGCCTGCCGTTCGATCACCTGTTCTTCACCGGTTCGACCCAGGTGGGGCGTGTCGTCGCACAGGCGGCCGCGGCCAACCTGACGCCCGTGACGCTCGAGCTCGGCGGCAAATCGCCGGCCATCCTCGATGCGTCGTGCAACGTCGCGATTGCCGCGCAGCGCATCGCGTTCGGCAAGCTGCTCAACGCGGGCCAGACCTGCGTCGCGCCCGATTACCTGCTCGTGCCCACCGGAATGGCCGACCGTGTCGCGTCGCAGCTGTCGCGGGCCGTCGCGCGCCTGTATCCGACGCTCGCCGCCAATCCCGACTACACGGCCATCATCAGCGCACGCCACCGCGCACGCCTCGCCGACATGGTCGACGAAGCACGTCGCGCGGGCGCGCGCATCCTCGAAGTCAACCCGGCCGGCGAATCGTTCGGCACGTCGTCGCGAAAATTCGCGCCCACGATCGTGGTCGGCGCGCCGGCTGATACGCGGCTGATGAACGAAGAGATCTTCGGCCCCGTTCTGCCGATCGTCGAATACGCGAATCTCGACGATGCGCTGGCCTACATTCAGGACCGCGCGCGTCCGCTGGCGCTGTACTGGTTCGGCGAAGACGCGTCGCGCCGCGATCGCGTGTTGCGCGAGACGGTGTCCGGCGGCGTCACGATCAACGACTGCCTGTGGCACCTGGTGCAAGAAAACCAGCCGTTCGGCGGCGTCGGGCAGAGCGGCATGGGCGCCTATCACGGGCAGTGGGGCTTCGACACCTTCAGCAAACTGAAGCCGGTGTTTCACCAGACCCGCTTGAACGGCGCCGTGCTGTTCCATCCGCCGTACGGTCGTGTCTTCGATTTGCTGCTGCGCACGCTGTCGCGTCTCGCGTGACCTCCGAATCCTGTATCGAGAGAAATGCCATGAATCATCAGTTCGACTACATCGTCGTGGGCGGAGGCTCAGGCGGCAGCGTGGTAGCAGGGCGCCTGACCGAAGACCCGAACACCACCGTCT
Coding sequences within:
- a CDS encoding PucR family transcriptional regulator → MHLFVCVLPAMSQNLPPVTPPPWPMPSPRIRELMRQGAEIALNVQTEWLQELDKENVAASTTMSDPVLAAAVRRINRNGLIHWATSNLENPCAPVSRFLSADMLSSAQELVRRGLTDLVFVAARSSQSVVWQRWMELAFALTQDPEELREFLAVSSRSIATFIDTNMVGMAEFMRAEREARLRGTHADRRELVTQIVEGATISAQEASRRLGYTLEQRHHAAIVWSEEADIELGLLERAADALAQCAGTRNALVVVANTATLWVWTYHDGKPLDMLSLQRAIKLLPGVHMAVATAGSGMEGFRHGHLDALATQRLLGRLHAGVGVVHADSMSLIALMTNHMESVQQFVTNTLGNLATADKSLRAALRAFLAEGCSVTDAAEKTHVHRNTLLRRLERAESLLPRPLAQQRLHVAAALEVLYWIASDPD
- a CDS encoding flavin-containing monooxygenase; the encoded protein is MTVHPLPSTEHVDVLIVGAGLSGIGVARQLETDRPGTTYLILEARAATGGTWDLFRYPGIRSDSDMHTYGYGFKPWADKKAIAGADAILSYLRETAAEYGIDRHIRMNHKVIQASWSSAQALWSVEVERLDTGERKTILAKWFFSAAGFYRHDEGYTPKLDGIENFGGPVVHPQHWPEDLDYSGKRVVVIGSGATAVTLLPAMAGKAGHVTMLQRTPTYVVSLPSEDIIANTLRKIMPHKWAYAIVRRKNVAISRFIWRFCRSRPQAARRLIRYMNKRQLPKDYPVDVHFNPPYNPWDQRLCAVPDGDLFKSIRDGRASVVTDRIKTFTETGIVLESGQTLPADIIVTATGLSVRFFGGIKLTVDGEPVDLHSKVAFKGMMLSGVPNFGFSIGYTNSSWTMKVGLLAEHFCRLLTHMERGGYAVCMPELPDSDMPTRPLLDFGAGYVQRAIGGLPRQGPGTPWIMSMDYHVDVKILRHGPIEDPCLRFRYAQAAGGTDRVVARRAVGA
- a CDS encoding alpha/beta fold hydrolase, whose amino-acid sequence is MTIHAMEEIQDAFCDLSSGVRLCYRTYGPDDGEPLLLIAGMTLQLTFWPPALIGALIQCGYRVIVFDNRDVGRSSRIPLPGPSVLQQFLRRPVKDGYDLNDMAQDTIGLLDSLQVARAHVVGMSMGGMIGQVLAAGYPQRVLSLTSIISTTGAREVGQPAMSSMLMLTAPPPRTREAAVEQYSRIMAHIGTQAYPADDVARRAYAAQAWDRGQQARDHESTTRQIGAIINSGDRTDELRRIQAPTLVVHGDRDLLVAPSGGVATAAAIAGADMVTVRGMGHDIPDGVVPLLTSLIDGHIRRRATRATAEPVRAGRHIA
- a CDS encoding coniferyl aldehyde dehydrogenase codes for the protein MHQGYPTDLAARFERQRRAFALEPNPALATRLARLERLAAWLDTHEHDIVCAIDADFQGRSAHETRLAEVFIVRAGIRHARRHLKHWMRARRVPTALHFRPGYNRLVPQPLGVTGIISPWNYPLQLSLGPALAALAAGNRVLIKPSELTPALSDLLVSMARETFAPDELDVVVGDVELGKAFAGLPFDHLFFTGSTQVGRVVAQAAAANLTPVTLELGGKSPAILDASCNVAIAAQRIAFGKLLNAGQTCVAPDYLLVPTGMADRVASQLSRAVARLYPTLAANPDYTAIISARHRARLADMVDEARRAGARILEVNPAGESFGTSSRKFAPTIVVGAPADTRLMNEEIFGPVLPIVEYANLDDALAYIQDRARPLALYWFGEDASRRDRVLRETVSGGVTINDCLWHLVQENQPFGGVGQSGMGAYHGQWGFDTFSKLKPVFHQTRLNGAVLFHPPYGRVFDLLLRTLSRLA